A single Phoenix dactylifera cultivar Barhee BC4 chromosome 1, palm_55x_up_171113_PBpolish2nd_filt_p, whole genome shotgun sequence DNA region contains:
- the LOC103718353 gene encoding cytochrome P450 709B2-like isoform X1, protein MLLYPSGRYQREMSNLGLVLGALAVVLISSLWRGLVYLIWRTYAIPKRFRKQGVGGPCGKFWSGSLEEIRSMKKAGRKLILDINSHDITPRVLPHYLKWMSQYGETFLYWFGPHPTICITDPELAKQVLSNKFGFFPKETPFPPSVLALLGKGLPLTEGAEWVRHRHVVSPAFTMDKLKMMTKKMAACAQSMLERWQDQATQAEGQREMVVSSQFQELTADVISHTAFGSSYAEGKEVFQAQKELQTLAAESLLNVNIPGYKYLPSRRNLHRWKLERRVRNTLMHIIQGRLDSKDSSYGNDLLGLMMESCRSDPGQERKGQILSMNEIIDECKTFFFAGQETTSHLLTWTVFLLCTNQELQERLREEVLRECGTEIPNADMLSKLKLVTMVLLEALRLYGPVVVMQRMAAKDMTLGNLVIPKDTRLSIPIAIIHRNKKVWGADADEFNPLRFKNGISKAAKHPNALLAFSIGPRACIGQNFAMLEAKTVIAMILQRFSLSLSPNYIHAPADILTLQPQYGLPILLRPLNV, encoded by the exons ATGCTACTATATCCTTCAGGAAGGTATCAAAG GGAGATGAGCAATCTTGGATTGGTGTTAGGCGCCTTGGCGGTGGTACTGATATCAAGCCTTTGGAGGGGATTGGTATATCTTATATGGAGAACATATGCCATACCAAAGAGGTTCAGGAAGCAAGGGGTAGGGGGTCCTTGTGGCAAGTTCTGGTCTGGATCACTTGAGGAGATTCGAAGCATGAAGAAGGCTGGAAGAAAGCTGATCTTGGACATCAACTCACATGATATCACTCCTAGGGTCCTGCCCCACTATCTTAAGTGGATGTCACAATATG GAGAAACATTTTTATACTGGTTTGGACCCCATCCAACGATATGTATCACTGATCCAGAGTTGGCGAAACAAGTGCTGTCGAACAAATTTGGTTTCTTCCCAAAAGAGACACCATTTCCTCCTAGCGTACTGGCTTTATTGGGTAAGGGTTTGCCTCTTACTGAAGGGGCAGAGTGGGTTAGGCACCGGCATGTTGTCAGTCCTGCTTTTACAATGGATAAGCTCAAG ATGATGACAAAGAAGATGGCAGCATGTGCTCAATCCATGCTAGAACGGTGGCAAGATCAGGCAACTCAAGCTGAGGGTCAAAGAGAGATGGTGGTCAGCAGCCAATTTCAGGAGTTAACAGCAGATGTAATATCCCACACAGCTTTTGGAAGCAGTTATGCTGAGGGCAAGGAAGTCTTTCAGGCACAAAAAGAGCTCCAGACCCTTGCAGCAGAAAGTCTTCTCAATGTCAACATCCCTGGATACAA ATATCTTCCTTCTAGGAGGAATCTGCATAGGTGGAAGCTAGAAAGAAGAGTGAGGAACACACTGATGCACATCATACAGGGCCGATTAGATTCGAAGGACTCCAGCTATGGAAATGATCTGCTTGGGTTGATGATGGAGTCTTGCAGATCAGACCCTGGTCAAGAGCGAAAGGGTCAAATATTGAGCATGAATGAGATCATAGATGAGTGCAAGACATTCTTCTTTGCTGGACAGGAGACCACCTCACATTTGCTTACTTGGACTGTGTTCTTGTTGTGTACCAACCAAGAATTGCAGGAGAGGCTCAGAGAGGAGGTGCTCAGAGAATGTGGTACAGAAATTCCCAATGCAGACATGCTCAGCAAGTTAAAATTG GTCACCATGGTTCTCTTAGAAGCCTTGAGGCTCTATGGCCCAGTAGTCGTGATGCAAAGAATGGCTGCCAAAGATATGACCTTAGGAAACCTAGTGATTCCAAAGGACACCAGACTTTCAATACCAATTGCAATTATCCATAGGAATAAAAAGGTTTGGGGAGCTGATGCTGATGAGTTCAATCCTCTTAGATTCAAGAATGGGATATCAAAAGCTGCCAAGCACCCCAATGCACTACTTGCATTCTCGATAGGACCGAGAGCCTGCATTGGTCAAAACTTTGCAATGTTGGAAGCGAAAACCGTGATTGCCATGATCCTCCAGAGGTTCTCATTATCTCTCTCCCCAAACTATATACATGCACCAGCGGACATACTTACCCTTCAGCCCCAGTATGGGCTTCCTATACTTCTTAGACCCTTGAATGTCTGA
- the LOC103718353 gene encoding cytochrome P450 709B2-like isoform X2 yields MLLYPSGREMSNLGLVLGALAVVLISSLWRGLVYLIWRTYAIPKRFRKQGVGGPCGKFWSGSLEEIRSMKKAGRKLILDINSHDITPRVLPHYLKWMSQYGETFLYWFGPHPTICITDPELAKQVLSNKFGFFPKETPFPPSVLALLGKGLPLTEGAEWVRHRHVVSPAFTMDKLKMMTKKMAACAQSMLERWQDQATQAEGQREMVVSSQFQELTADVISHTAFGSSYAEGKEVFQAQKELQTLAAESLLNVNIPGYKYLPSRRNLHRWKLERRVRNTLMHIIQGRLDSKDSSYGNDLLGLMMESCRSDPGQERKGQILSMNEIIDECKTFFFAGQETTSHLLTWTVFLLCTNQELQERLREEVLRECGTEIPNADMLSKLKLVTMVLLEALRLYGPVVVMQRMAAKDMTLGNLVIPKDTRLSIPIAIIHRNKKVWGADADEFNPLRFKNGISKAAKHPNALLAFSIGPRACIGQNFAMLEAKTVIAMILQRFSLSLSPNYIHAPADILTLQPQYGLPILLRPLNV; encoded by the exons ATGCTACTATATCCTTCAGGAAG GGAGATGAGCAATCTTGGATTGGTGTTAGGCGCCTTGGCGGTGGTACTGATATCAAGCCTTTGGAGGGGATTGGTATATCTTATATGGAGAACATATGCCATACCAAAGAGGTTCAGGAAGCAAGGGGTAGGGGGTCCTTGTGGCAAGTTCTGGTCTGGATCACTTGAGGAGATTCGAAGCATGAAGAAGGCTGGAAGAAAGCTGATCTTGGACATCAACTCACATGATATCACTCCTAGGGTCCTGCCCCACTATCTTAAGTGGATGTCACAATATG GAGAAACATTTTTATACTGGTTTGGACCCCATCCAACGATATGTATCACTGATCCAGAGTTGGCGAAACAAGTGCTGTCGAACAAATTTGGTTTCTTCCCAAAAGAGACACCATTTCCTCCTAGCGTACTGGCTTTATTGGGTAAGGGTTTGCCTCTTACTGAAGGGGCAGAGTGGGTTAGGCACCGGCATGTTGTCAGTCCTGCTTTTACAATGGATAAGCTCAAG ATGATGACAAAGAAGATGGCAGCATGTGCTCAATCCATGCTAGAACGGTGGCAAGATCAGGCAACTCAAGCTGAGGGTCAAAGAGAGATGGTGGTCAGCAGCCAATTTCAGGAGTTAACAGCAGATGTAATATCCCACACAGCTTTTGGAAGCAGTTATGCTGAGGGCAAGGAAGTCTTTCAGGCACAAAAAGAGCTCCAGACCCTTGCAGCAGAAAGTCTTCTCAATGTCAACATCCCTGGATACAA ATATCTTCCTTCTAGGAGGAATCTGCATAGGTGGAAGCTAGAAAGAAGAGTGAGGAACACACTGATGCACATCATACAGGGCCGATTAGATTCGAAGGACTCCAGCTATGGAAATGATCTGCTTGGGTTGATGATGGAGTCTTGCAGATCAGACCCTGGTCAAGAGCGAAAGGGTCAAATATTGAGCATGAATGAGATCATAGATGAGTGCAAGACATTCTTCTTTGCTGGACAGGAGACCACCTCACATTTGCTTACTTGGACTGTGTTCTTGTTGTGTACCAACCAAGAATTGCAGGAGAGGCTCAGAGAGGAGGTGCTCAGAGAATGTGGTACAGAAATTCCCAATGCAGACATGCTCAGCAAGTTAAAATTG GTCACCATGGTTCTCTTAGAAGCCTTGAGGCTCTATGGCCCAGTAGTCGTGATGCAAAGAATGGCTGCCAAAGATATGACCTTAGGAAACCTAGTGATTCCAAAGGACACCAGACTTTCAATACCAATTGCAATTATCCATAGGAATAAAAAGGTTTGGGGAGCTGATGCTGATGAGTTCAATCCTCTTAGATTCAAGAATGGGATATCAAAAGCTGCCAAGCACCCCAATGCACTACTTGCATTCTCGATAGGACCGAGAGCCTGCATTGGTCAAAACTTTGCAATGTTGGAAGCGAAAACCGTGATTGCCATGATCCTCCAGAGGTTCTCATTATCTCTCTCCCCAAACTATATACATGCACCAGCGGACATACTTACCCTTCAGCCCCAGTATGGGCTTCCTATACTTCTTAGACCCTTGAATGTCTGA